TTGGGCAACGGTTGCGATCACCGTGCTGTCGTTCATCGTTTGGTTGCACCACTTCTTCACCATGGGGGCAGGGGCCAACGTTAACGCCTTCTTCGGCATCATGACGATGATCATCGCCATTCCGACCGGGGTTAAGGTCTTCAACTGGATCTTCACCATCTTCCGCGGTCGTCTGGAGCTGACTTCGCCGGTGCTGTGGACGCTGGGCTTCATCATCACCTTCACTCTGGGTGGTATGACCGGTGTCATGCTGGCGCTGCCGGCGGCGAACTTCGTGCTGCACAACAGCCTGTTCGTTATCGCGCACTTCCATAACGTGATCATCGGCGGCGTTGTATTCGGCATGCTGGCGGGTCTGACCTACTGGTTCCCGAAAGCCTTCGGCTTCACGCTGAGCGAGAAGTGGGGCAAACGCTCCTTCTGGTTCTGGATCACCGGTTTCTACACCGCGTTCATGCCGCTTTACGTGCTGAGCTTCTACGGTGCGGCGCGCCGCATGCAGTCCTACCCGAACGCCGAATGGCAGCCCTGGATGATCGTGGCTTGGGTCGGTTCGGTGCTGATCGCCTGTGGTATCGCGTGTACCATCATTCAGTTCTACGTCAGTATTCGTGACCGCAAGCAGAACCAGGATGTGACCGGCGACCCGTGGGATGGCCGTACGCTCGAGTGGTCCACCTCTTCACCGCCCCCGTTCTACAACTTCGCGCACGAGCCAGTGGTCGGTGATATCGACAGCTTCTGGACGCAAAAGCAGCGTGGCATCGAGCAGGCTGAAGAGAAGGACTACCAGGACATCCACATGCCGAAGAACACCTGGGCTGGCCCGATCATCAGTGTCTTCGCCATGATCTTTGGTTTTGCGATGATCTGGCACATCTGGTGGCTGGCGATCGTCGGCGCCGTGGGTACGCTGGTGAGCTTCCTCGCGCGCGTGTTCAACGACGACATTGACTACTACGTGCCGGCCGCCGAAGTCGAACGGATCGAGCAGGCGCACCTCAAGCGTTTGGAGGCACATTCGTAATGGCGACAGATACAATGCACCATGGCGCCCATGCCGATGAACACCACGATCATGATCATCATGACGTAGCGGGTACGAAAGTATTCGGCTTCTGGGTCTACCTGATGAGTGACCTGGTGATCTTCGGCACGTTGTTCGCCACCTACGCCGTGCTCATGAAGGGCACGGCAGGCGGGCCGAGCGGCGCTGATATCTTCGAGCTGCCGCTGATCCTGTTCGGCACCTTTGCGCTTTTGATCAGTAGTTTCACCTTCGGCATGGGCGTTCTGGCAATGAACGCCAACCGTGTCGGCCAGGTGAAGATGTGGCTGATCGTCACGTTCGTACTGGGCTTGATGTTTTTGGGCATGGAGCTCTACGAATTCCATCATCTGATTCATGAAGGCTACGGTCCGGATCGCAGCGCGTTCTTGTCGGCGTTCTTCACGCTGGTCGGCACTCACGGCCTGCACGTGACTTTCGGCATGATCTGGATTCTGGTAATGCTGGTTCAGCTTCAGACCAAGGGCATCAATCCTGCGACGCGTCCGCGCATTCTGTGCTTGAGCCTGTTCTGGCACTTTTTGGACATCGTCTGGATCTGCGTCTTCTCCTTCGTCTACCTGATGGGAGTGCTTTGAGATGAGTTCTTCTTCTAGCCAACCGTCGGCCGATCACGGCTCTACCAAGTCCTACGTACTGGGTCTGATCCTGTCGCTGGTACTGACGATCATTCCCTTCGGGGCGGTCATGATGGGGCTGTTCAGCACGCCGGTGACGGTCTGGATCATCGTGATCACGGCCGTGATGCAGATGCTCGTTCAGCTGGTCATGTTCATGCACCTGAACACCAAGTCGGACGAAGGGTGGGGCATGATGTCCTTCGTGTTCACTGTCTCTATTCTCGCCCTCGTGGTAGGAGGCTCCCTGTGGATCATGCATCATCTGCACATCAACATGATGATCGGCTAACCACGATGCCTAGCCGGCGGCAGGATCTGCTGGAACTGACCAAACCCGGTATCATCGGCGGCAATCTGATTGCCGCCATCGGGGGCTACTTCCTGGCCGCTCAGGGGCAGTTCGATCTGGTGACCTTCGCCGCCGTGCTGCTTGGCATCGCGCTGATCATTGGGTCAGCCTGTGCTTGCAACAATGTAATCGACCGGGATATCGACGCTTTGATGGCGCGCACGCGCCATCGCCCGCTGGTTCGCGGCAGCGTGTCGATCACCCAAGCGCTGGGGCTCTCGGCGCTTCTGGGCGTTTGCGGTGTGGTGTGTTTGGCGCTGGGCACCAACGGGTTGACCGTGGCGCTGGCCGTGATCGGCTGGG
The window above is part of the Halomonas sp. GD1P12 genome. Proteins encoded here:
- the cyoB gene encoding cytochrome o ubiquinol oxidase subunit I produces the protein MFGKLSLEAIPLHDPIIVVVGLGMIVGAIALLGALTYFRKWGWLWNEWFTSVDHKKLGIMYFIVALVMLLRGFADAIMMRSQQALAAGGSMGFLPPDHYDQIFTAHGVIMIFFVAMPMVIGLINLVVPLQIGARDVAFPFLNNLSFWLFAVSAVLINVSLVLGEFAKTGWLAYAPLSGIEYSPGVGVDYWIWALQISGIGTTLTGINFFVTILKMRTKGMTLFRMPIFTWTALCANVLIIASFPILTATIALLTLDRYFGMNFFTNELGGNVMMYVNLIWAWGHPEVYILILPAFGVFSEVIATFARKRLFGYHTMVWATVAITVLSFIVWLHHFFTMGAGANVNAFFGIMTMIIAIPTGVKVFNWIFTIFRGRLELTSPVLWTLGFIITFTLGGMTGVMLALPAANFVLHNSLFVIAHFHNVIIGGVVFGMLAGLTYWFPKAFGFTLSEKWGKRSFWFWITGFYTAFMPLYVLSFYGAARRMQSYPNAEWQPWMIVAWVGSVLIACGIACTIIQFYVSIRDRKQNQDVTGDPWDGRTLEWSTSSPPPFYNFAHEPVVGDIDSFWTQKQRGIEQAEEKDYQDIHMPKNTWAGPIISVFAMIFGFAMIWHIWWLAIVGAVGTLVSFLARVFNDDIDYYVPAAEVERIEQAHLKRLEAHS
- the cyoC gene encoding cytochrome o ubiquinol oxidase subunit III is translated as MATDTMHHGAHADEHHDHDHHDVAGTKVFGFWVYLMSDLVIFGTLFATYAVLMKGTAGGPSGADIFELPLILFGTFALLISSFTFGMGVLAMNANRVGQVKMWLIVTFVLGLMFLGMELYEFHHLIHEGYGPDRSAFLSAFFTLVGTHGLHVTFGMIWILVMLVQLQTKGINPATRPRILCLSLFWHFLDIVWICVFSFVYLMGVL
- the cyoD gene encoding cytochrome o ubiquinol oxidase subunit IV — translated: MSSSSSQPSADHGSTKSYVLGLILSLVLTIIPFGAVMMGLFSTPVTVWIIVITAVMQMLVQLVMFMHLNTKSDEGWGMMSFVFTVSILALVVGGSLWIMHHLHINMMIG